One window from the genome of Phycisphaerales bacterium encodes:
- a CDS encoding Rdx family protein — translation MADEIKNRFGAKAELIEGSGGVFDVTVNGKLIYSKHETGEFPDHAKLLDAMASYA, via the coding sequence CTGGCGGACGAGATCAAAAATCGATTCGGCGCCAAGGCCGAGTTGATCGAGGGTTCAGGCGGCGTCTTTGACGTGACCGTGAACGGCAAACTCATCTACAGCAAGCACGAGACGGGCGAGTTTCCCGACCACGCGAAACTGCTCGACGCGATGGCGAGTTACGCCTAA
- a CDS encoding mechanosensitive ion channel, which produces MKPTILMFAQAEGQNADAQAVEETSKQLPEWIMQAQVLIREYALPVLGAIVVLIAALVISAWARRATEAALVRARLEVTLARFFGTMVRWAIMILGIVTCLTLFGFDMTSVAAVLGAAGIAIGLAMQGSLSNLASGVMLLVFRLFRVGDVVKIGGETGIVFAIDLFVTTIDTFDNRRIFIPNGQVFGNTIENITYHPIRRVDVSVGVSYEADQDATRAALMEAATSVSIRSLEKEPTVVVMDYGDSSVNWQVRIWAERTNFLDVRQATIRAIRKSLDAAGIEIPFPQMDVHLDRGAA; this is translated from the coding sequence GTGAAGCCCACAATCCTGATGTTTGCCCAGGCCGAAGGCCAGAACGCAGACGCCCAGGCGGTTGAGGAAACGTCCAAACAACTGCCTGAGTGGATCATGCAGGCCCAGGTGCTCATTCGCGAATACGCCCTGCCGGTGCTCGGCGCGATCGTCGTACTCATCGCCGCGCTGGTGATCTCGGCGTGGGCGCGGCGGGCGACGGAGGCGGCGCTCGTTCGTGCGCGGCTGGAAGTGACGCTCGCCCGCTTCTTCGGGACGATGGTGCGCTGGGCGATCATGATCCTGGGCATCGTGACCTGCCTGACGCTCTTTGGCTTCGACATGACCAGCGTCGCCGCCGTGCTCGGCGCCGCGGGCATCGCCATCGGCCTGGCGATGCAGGGGAGCCTGTCCAACCTCGCCAGCGGCGTGATGCTGCTCGTCTTCCGCCTGTTCCGCGTCGGCGACGTTGTGAAGATCGGCGGCGAGACCGGAATCGTGTTCGCCATCGATCTCTTCGTCACCACCATCGACACGTTCGACAACCGGCGTATCTTCATTCCCAACGGCCAGGTGTTCGGCAACACGATTGAGAACATCACTTACCACCCCATCCGGCGCGTCGACGTGTCGGTGGGTGTCTCGTACGAGGCGGACCAGGACGCCACGCGGGCCGCGCTCATGGAAGCGGCCACGAGCGTCAGCATCCGCTCCCTGGAGAAGGAGCCGACGGTCGTGGTGATGGACTACGGCGATTCTTCGGTCAACTGGCAGGTCCGCATCTGGGCCGAGCGGACGAATTTCCTGGACGTGCGGCAGGCCACGATCCGGGCGATTCGCAAATCACTGGATGCGGCCGGCATCGAAATCCCATTCCCGCAGATGGATGTTCACCTGGACCGTGGCGCTGCGTGA
- a CDS encoding gamma-glutamyl-gamma-aminobutyrate hydrolase family protein has translation MARPVIGITADADDRCYKSARAYSHMIAQAGGTPIVLPHQVERLDEYLALCAGFVFSGGDDPRMEHFGRATHPLATPLHPERQAFEVALLERLPRERPALGVCLGMQLMALVAGGDLHQRLPETLPTHEQHWGQKLHAISGAIGTGDVQSHHRQAVSDPGRLEVAAVSNDGVIEALVDPACPFRVGVQWHPERTIDAALGLGLFERLVAACRP, from the coding sequence ATGGCAAGACCCGTCATCGGCATCACGGCGGACGCGGATGATCGCTGCTACAAATCCGCGCGCGCCTATTCGCACATGATCGCTCAGGCAGGGGGCACGCCGATCGTGCTCCCCCACCAGGTCGAGCGCCTCGACGAGTACCTCGCGCTGTGTGCCGGCTTTGTCTTCTCGGGCGGCGACGATCCGCGCATGGAGCACTTCGGCCGCGCCACGCACCCGCTCGCCACGCCGCTGCATCCAGAGCGCCAGGCGTTCGAGGTGGCGCTGCTCGAGAGGCTGCCACGCGAGCGGCCGGCGCTGGGCGTGTGTCTGGGCATGCAACTGATGGCCCTGGTCGCGGGCGGCGATCTGCACCAGCGCCTGCCTGAGACGCTGCCCACGCACGAACAGCACTGGGGGCAGAAGCTGCACGCCATCAGCGGCGCCATCGGCACGGGCGACGTGCAGAGTCATCACCGCCAGGCGGTATCCGACCCAGGCCGGCTCGAAGTGGCTGCGGTCTCGAACGACGGCGTGATCGAAGCACTCGTCGATCCCGCTTGCCCATTTCGCGTTGGCGTGCAATGGCACCCCGAGCGCACCATCGACGCCGCCCTCGGTCTGGGCCTCTTCGAACGCCTCGTGGCGGCATGCCGGCCATAA
- the lepB gene encoding signal peptidase I → MAHTDDTAKAVGEHDREDLSVIDTLQSLLIAFILAFTFRGFVVEAFVIPTGSMAPTLLGAHAAVRAPDSGYNYTVGPSDNDGRAGRGQAGPVLGGQSPYVLSDPMLMSNRADEIVISNRRTRMGDRILVLKYLYSFFDPTRFDVVVFKNPTDPTENYIKRLVGLPSEAIWLADGDVFSVTDAIEKLRSAGLAADATREQAAEFLHDLMREDGARASEWFAVRRKPEHVQRHVWQPVYHSGFIPIEADRLRGGWTPPWSGEGWDVANRRSYRADSPSPAPLAFALNRAVTDRVAYNEPVEDERESQLPLNVSDIRLAAMIAPDSDGLESTIHLECRGHEFEAALTPTKAQLRMRPQGGASQWTVLADEPIDGFAPAGRATSVEFWHVDQALWLWIDGQRIAHATYDWHPSERLLFATGLSGAQAAQDGSENQYVSAEHQPRPLRLEWRFANSPVTLHRVELDRDLYYRPSARGQGNPAPALATHPTTLLLLDDDQYFCCGDNSPASLDGRLWGDPAPWIAQEIDDAPGVVNRELLLGKAFFVYFPSPEGVREGAIRFVPNFGAMRFIH, encoded by the coding sequence GTGGCCCACACTGACGACACCGCCAAAGCGGTGGGAGAGCACGACCGCGAGGACCTGTCGGTCATCGACACGCTCCAGTCGCTGCTCATCGCGTTCATCCTCGCGTTCACGTTTCGCGGCTTCGTCGTAGAGGCGTTCGTGATTCCGACCGGGTCCATGGCGCCAACGCTGCTGGGCGCCCACGCCGCCGTCCGCGCGCCCGACAGCGGGTACAACTACACCGTCGGGCCGAGCGACAATGATGGAAGAGCGGGCCGCGGCCAGGCAGGACCAGTTCTCGGCGGCCAATCGCCGTACGTGCTTTCCGACCCGATGCTCATGAGCAACCGGGCCGATGAGATCGTGATCTCCAATCGCCGCACGCGCATGGGCGACCGCATCCTCGTGCTCAAGTATCTCTATTCCTTCTTCGATCCGACGCGATTCGACGTCGTGGTCTTCAAGAACCCGACGGATCCAACAGAAAACTACATCAAGCGGCTCGTCGGTCTGCCCAGCGAGGCGATCTGGCTCGCCGACGGCGACGTGTTCTCCGTGACCGACGCAATCGAGAAGCTGCGCAGCGCCGGGCTCGCCGCCGACGCAACTCGCGAGCAGGCCGCCGAGTTCCTGCACGATCTGATGCGAGAAGACGGGGCGCGGGCATCCGAGTGGTTCGCGGTGCGCCGCAAGCCCGAGCACGTACAGCGCCACGTCTGGCAGCCGGTGTACCACAGCGGGTTCATCCCCATCGAGGCCGATCGTCTGCGCGGCGGCTGGACGCCGCCCTGGTCCGGCGAGGGCTGGGACGTGGCAAACCGGCGCTCGTATCGGGCCGATTCACCGTCGCCCGCGCCTCTCGCGTTCGCTCTGAACCGGGCCGTCACCGACCGCGTCGCGTACAACGAGCCGGTCGAGGACGAACGCGAGAGTCAGTTGCCGCTCAATGTCTCGGATATCCGCCTGGCTGCGATGATCGCGCCCGACTCCGATGGGCTGGAATCGACCATCCACCTCGAATGTCGCGGACATGAGTTTGAAGCGGCGCTGACGCCGACGAAGGCGCAGTTGCGCATGCGGCCGCAGGGTGGCGCCTCGCAGTGGACGGTGCTCGCCGACGAACCGATCGACGGATTCGCGCCCGCCGGCCGGGCGACCAGCGTGGAGTTCTGGCACGTCGATCAGGCCCTGTGGCTCTGGATCGACGGGCAGCGCATCGCCCACGCCACGTATGACTGGCATCCGTCGGAGCGCCTGCTGTTTGCCACCGGCCTGTCAGGCGCACAGGCGGCGCAGGACGGCAGCGAAAACCAGTACGTGTCCGCCGAGCACCAGCCCAGGCCGCTGCGGCTGGAGTGGCGCTTCGCCAACTCGCCCGTCACGCTGCACCGGGTCGAACTGGATCGAGATCTCTACTACCGGCCCTCTGCCCGCGGTCAGGGCAACCCCGCGCCGGCCCTGGCCACGCATCCGACGACGCTGCTGCTGCTGGATGACGATCAGTATTTCTGCTGCGGCGACAACAGCCCGGCCAGCCTCGACGGCCGACTGTGGGGCGATCCCGCTCCGTGGATCGCACAGGAGATCGACGATGCGCCGGGCGTGGTCAATCGCGAACTGCTGCTCGGCAAAGCGTTCTTCGTCTACTTCCCGTCGCCCGAAGGCGTGCGCGAAGGCGCGATTCGCTTCGTGCCCAATTTCGGCGCGATGCGGTTCATTCACTGA
- a CDS encoding trypsin-like peptidase domain-containing protein: protein MNTRGLHRYAPSVVVMIAAAVVLLAGPMLVDRLQYSEEALTTRVARQELRSSSLLAQMNNTFESIARAVEPSVVHITVQRSSRGMLSSLPSQGSGWVYDDQGHIVTNYHVIADASRIEVRFVDGLPHTAKVVGGDESTDIAVLRIDGRRVVPILRATDTSVRQGDLVFAFGSPFGFEGSMSFGIVSGQGRQAHLNSGGGYENYIQTDAAINPGNSGGPLTNIYGELVGMNMAIAVDPKDPIRSGRFTGVGLAIPLDIIEFAVEQIIAGVPIQRGGLGVELRDLPSDEALIAELGLPESGVLIESVSQGSPAEAAGLQPGDVILQAFGQSAIRMDTLRTMIHNLRPGSVVRLQVWRDKQLVPIDVVLGDWSLIDLRNRLEDLGLAASALTAEQARAAGLPAVTGVRLERVEPGLIAERLGLTTSMIVLEVGGKPVASVADLVKGLDPLSRGEAVDMVYLGSDGQRRTRTLHVGQGW, encoded by the coding sequence TTGAATACGCGGGGACTGCATCGATACGCACCGAGCGTGGTGGTGATGATCGCCGCCGCGGTGGTGCTGCTGGCGGGCCCGATGCTCGTCGATCGCCTGCAGTACTCCGAAGAAGCGCTGACCACGCGCGTGGCCCGGCAGGAACTGCGATCCTCGTCACTCCTGGCGCAGATGAACAACACCTTCGAGAGCATCGCCCGGGCGGTGGAGCCCAGCGTCGTGCACATTACCGTGCAGCGCAGCAGCCGCGGCATGCTCTCCTCGCTTCCTTCGCAGGGCAGCGGCTGGGTCTATGACGACCAGGGCCACATCGTCACCAACTACCACGTCATCGCCGACGCATCGCGCATCGAAGTGCGATTTGTGGATGGCCTGCCGCACACGGCCAAGGTCGTCGGCGGCGATGAGAGCACCGACATCGCCGTACTCCGCATCGACGGCCGGCGCGTGGTCCCCATCCTCCGCGCCACCGACACGAGCGTGCGGCAGGGCGATCTCGTCTTCGCGTTCGGCTCGCCGTTCGGTTTTGAGGGGTCGATGTCGTTCGGCATCGTCTCGGGGCAGGGGCGCCAGGCGCACCTCAACAGCGGGGGCGGGTACGAGAACTACATCCAGACCGACGCCGCCATCAACCCCGGCAACTCGGGCGGGCCGCTGACCAACATCTACGGCGAACTGGTCGGCATGAACATGGCCATCGCGGTCGATCCCAAGGACCCGATCCGCAGCGGCCGCTTTACGGGCGTGGGTCTGGCCATTCCGCTGGACATCATCGAGTTTGCCGTCGAGCAGATCATCGCCGGCGTGCCCATTCAGCGCGGCGGGCTGGGCGTCGAACTGCGCGACCTGCCGAGCGACGAGGCACTGATCGCCGAACTTGGCCTGCCTGAATCGGGCGTGCTCATTGAATCCGTGTCGCAGGGTTCTCCCGCCGAAGCCGCAGGATTGCAGCCCGGCGACGTGATTCTCCAAGCCTTCGGCCAATCCGCGATACGCATGGACACCTTGCGCACCATGATCCACAACCTGCGGCCCGGTTCGGTGGTGCGGCTGCAGGTCTGGCGCGACAAGCAACTCGTCCCCATCGACGTCGTGCTGGGAGACTGGTCGCTTATCGACTTGCGCAACCGGCTCGAGGATCTCGGCCTGGCCGCCAGCGCGCTCACCGCCGAACAGGCCCGCGCCGCCGGCCTGCCGGCCGTCACCGGCGTGCGCCTCGAGCGCGTCGAGCCGGGCCTGATTGCCGAGCGGCTGGGTCTGACGACTTCGATGATCGTGCTCGAAGTGGGCGGCAAACCTGTTGCCTCGGTCGCCGATCTCGTCAAGGGCCTGGATCCGCTCAGCCGGGGCGAAGCGGTTGACATGGTCTACCTGGGCAGCGACGGTCAGCGCCGCACGCGCACCCTTCACGTCGGGCAGGGCTGGTAG
- a CDS encoding GNAT family N-acetyltransferase produces the protein MSQDFEYGVPGSDGERAALGEILRQTFNFLRERVPQFFEVSGHENLRVLRHGGSVVGGLVIVHMGQYFGGRSVKMAGIAAVGIDPHMRGQGAASALMGAAVREMHGMGYPITSLYPATQPLYQRAGYEQAGTFYRCILPTAAIDARHRDLHLREIAPADLADVEQCYEQRARHVNGHLDRGPYVWTRARHHRNEPARGFLVEGDHGVEGYVYYAHQDSPTRSYNLYCTDLVAITQTAALRLLRFFADHRSMVGDVIWHGHPGDALHQNLREQHIRDEVKDQWMLRLLDVGKALEARGYEPGVSAEIHLDVHDDAVLPEINHGRWLLRVEGGRATVQREAGRGDVRVSVRGLASLYSGLLTPWQARAAGRLEGSDEAIAPLSAIFGGGSPWLADHF, from the coding sequence ATGAGCCAGGACTTCGAATATGGCGTGCCCGGAAGCGATGGCGAGCGGGCGGCGCTGGGCGAGATTCTGCGACAAACCTTCAACTTCCTGCGCGAGCGCGTGCCGCAGTTCTTTGAAGTGTCAGGCCACGAGAATCTGCGCGTACTGCGGCACGGCGGCTCGGTGGTCGGCGGGCTGGTCATCGTTCATATGGGGCAGTATTTCGGCGGCCGGTCGGTGAAGATGGCCGGGATCGCCGCCGTGGGAATCGACCCGCACATGCGCGGCCAAGGCGCCGCCAGCGCGCTGATGGGCGCGGCGGTGCGCGAGATGCACGGCATGGGATACCCCATCACCTCGCTCTACCCCGCCACTCAGCCGCTCTACCAGCGCGCCGGATACGAGCAGGCGGGCACGTTCTACCGCTGCATCCTGCCCACTGCCGCCATCGACGCGCGCCATCGCGATCTGCACCTGCGGGAGATCGCGCCGGCGGACCTGGCCGATGTCGAGCAGTGCTATGAGCAGCGGGCGCGGCATGTAAACGGGCACCTCGATCGCGGCCCCTACGTCTGGACCCGGGCCCGCCATCACCGCAATGAGCCGGCGCGCGGCTTTCTCGTCGAAGGCGACCACGGTGTCGAGGGATACGTCTATTACGCGCACCAGGACTCGCCGACGCGGTCGTACAACCTCTACTGCACTGATCTCGTTGCGATCACCCAGACGGCTGCGCTGCGCCTGCTGCGCTTCTTTGCCGACCATCGCTCGATGGTCGGCGACGTCATCTGGCACGGCCATCCCGGCGACGCGCTGCACCAGAACCTGCGCGAGCAGCACATCCGCGACGAAGTGAAAGACCAGTGGATGCTCCGACTGCTCGACGTCGGCAAAGCGCTCGAAGCGCGCGGCTATGAGCCGGGCGTAAGTGCTGAGATTCACCTCGACGTACACGACGACGCCGTGCTGCCCGAGATCAACCACGGCCGCTGGCTGCTTCGCGTCGAAGGCGGCAGGGCGACGGTACAGCGCGAGGCAGGTCGCGGCGACGTGCGCGTCAGCGTCCGCGGCCTGGCGTCGCTCTATTCAGGACTGCTCACGCCCTGGCAGGCAAGAGCGGCGGGGCGGCTGGAGGGCAGCGATGAAGCGATCGCGCCTCTGAGCGCGATCTTCGGCGGCGGCTCGCCGTGGCTCGCCGATCACTTCTGA
- the map gene encoding type I methionyl aminopeptidase, giving the protein MLREQDIATATRAAQLVVETHQFLAPRLRAGMTLGEIDRLVGETLGRLGSRSAFLGYRTGRYPAFPSHACLSVNDVVVHGTAGMTLEPLKRGDVISIDIGVVYHGWIGDAAWTYIIEQGSDEAIRLCECGIEALRRGVEQLQPGYPLTRWARTVQQCVESEYGFHCVTGLGGHGYGRSLHTEPHVANAIPAYPGDWPDAQYRITPPLLLAVEPIIAVGTSRMEQKPRQWPIRTADGSLSVHYEHDVLITEQGPRVLTAGLEELPMIVG; this is encoded by the coding sequence ATGCTGCGCGAGCAGGACATTGCGACAGCCACGCGAGCGGCGCAACTCGTCGTCGAAACGCACCAGTTCCTCGCGCCGCGGCTCCGCGCGGGGATGACGCTGGGGGAGATCGACCGGCTCGTCGGCGAGACGCTGGGGCGGCTCGGGTCGCGCAGCGCCTTTCTCGGCTATCGCACCGGCAGGTACCCCGCGTTTCCGTCGCACGCCTGCCTGAGCGTCAACGACGTCGTCGTCCACGGCACCGCGGGCATGACGCTCGAGCCGCTCAAGCGCGGCGACGTGATTTCCATCGACATCGGCGTGGTCTACCACGGCTGGATCGGCGACGCCGCCTGGACCTACATCATCGAACAGGGCAGCGATGAAGCGATCCGCCTGTGCGAGTGCGGCATCGAGGCCCTGCGGCGCGGCGTCGAGCAACTGCAGCCGGGCTACCCCCTCACCCGCTGGGCCCGCACGGTGCAGCAGTGCGTCGAGAGTGAATACGGCTTCCACTGCGTCACCGGCCTGGGCGGTCACGGCTACGGCCGCAGCCTGCACACCGAGCCGCACGTGGCCAACGCGATACCCGCCTATCCGGGCGACTGGCCCGATGCGCAGTACCGCATCACGCCCCCGCTTCTGCTCGCCGTCGAGCCGATCATCGCCGTGGGCACCAGCCGGATGGAGCAAAAGCCGCGGCAGTGGCCCATCCGCACCGCCGACGGCTCGCTGAGCGTGCACTACGAGCACGACGTGCTGATTACCGAGCAGGGGCCGCGCGTGCTCACGGCTGGTCTCGAAGAACTGCCGATGATCGTCGGCTGA
- a CDS encoding glycerate kinase, which yields MRFLIAPDGFKESMSPAEAAAAIARGAAAASPEAELDLCPIADGGEGTVEAIVNATGGAMRTTAVRGPLPGMRIDAQWGVLPDDETAIIELPSAAGLALVPRQSRNPLHTTTFGVGELARAAIEAGCTTIIIGLGGSSTCDGGCGLAQALGVRFMLDDGRTLDESSDESMTGAHLEALRMIDRSAAAALGQRGVRFIAANDVTNPLYGPRGSAFIFAPQKGASAADVQRLDRGLRHFASLLPHADAGAPGMGAAGGCTFGITALLGGSLRRGIELVLDTVGFDQRLRQADLVLTGEGRLDEQSIGGKAVSGVAAAAAARGVPVIALVGDASAEARAWTRPDAPLRLQAIHAISDLGHDRDESMRNGAQYLAQIAETALRQWLD from the coding sequence ATGCGATTTCTCATCGCGCCTGATGGGTTCAAGGAATCGATGTCGCCGGCTGAGGCGGCCGCGGCGATCGCCAGGGGCGCCGCGGCGGCGTCGCCCGAAGCCGAACTCGATCTGTGTCCGATCGCCGACGGCGGCGAGGGCACCGTCGAAGCGATCGTGAACGCCACGGGAGGCGCGATGCGCACCACCGCCGTGCGCGGCCCGCTGCCGGGAATGCGCATCGACGCCCAATGGGGTGTGCTGCCGGATGATGAAACTGCCATCATCGAACTTCCCAGCGCAGCCGGGCTCGCACTCGTGCCCAGGCAGAGCCGAAACCCGCTGCACACAACGACGTTCGGCGTGGGCGAGCTGGCTCGTGCCGCGATCGAGGCCGGCTGCACGACGATTATCATCGGCCTGGGCGGCTCATCGACGTGCGACGGCGGCTGCGGTCTGGCTCAAGCGCTCGGAGTGCGGTTCATGCTCGACGACGGTCGCACGCTCGACGAGTCGAGTGACGAGAGCATGACGGGCGCGCATCTCGAAGCGCTGCGCATGATCGACCGATCGGCGGCGGCAGCGCTGGGGCAGCGCGGCGTGCGCTTCATCGCCGCCAATGACGTGACGAACCCGCTCTATGGACCGCGCGGATCCGCGTTCATTTTTGCGCCGCAGAAGGGCGCCTCGGCGGCGGATGTGCAGCGGCTCGATCGCGGTCTGCGCCACTTCGCCTCGCTGCTGCCCCATGCCGACGCGGGTGCGCCGGGCATGGGCGCCGCGGGCGGGTGCACGTTTGGCATCACCGCGCTGCTTGGCGGCTCGCTGCGGCGCGGCATCGAACTCGTGCTCGACACCGTCGGCTTCGACCAGCGCCTCCGACAGGCCGACCTGGTGCTGACGGGCGAGGGCCGGCTCGACGAGCAGTCGATCGGGGGAAAGGCGGTCAGCGGCGTGGCGGCGGCGGCGGCCGCGCGCGGCGTGCCGGTGATCGCGCTCGTCGGCGACGCTTCTGCCGAGGCCCGGGCATGGACGCGACCCGATGCGCCGCTACGGCTGCAAGCAATTCACGCCATTAGTGATCTGGGCCATGATCGCGACGAATCCATGCGAAACGGCGCACAGTACCTCGCGCAGATCGCCGAAACGGCGCTGCGGCAGTGGCTCGATTGA
- a CDS encoding S8 family serine peptidase translates to MYRRSRHIAAAVLALGALGLSGAGTAWAQDIGSAKLRDNLAEVLRQAQPDAIVPVAIIMRDQASRQEVDRIAHLGDKDFQRQAMRDLLKPLAEASQADLLADLNRAQATGAVERIRPLWIHNVIGVRATPEVIAQIAQRPDVAYVHYDRPMGVEVLPFEPGSGNTISEIECGVDLMGAPLVWNELGFTGRGVVVGVIDTGACLTHPDLRNQVWTNPGEVANNGIDDDGNGFIDDINGWNFESNNNNVGDTFGHGTHVTGTVCGDGANGTQTGMAPDASFMTLKFWNSFSGEQSVWDSIQYGVDNGAHVLTASLGWPHSTLPDRPTWRTVCENAMAAGVAVVFAAGNEGNCCPPVDSVRTPGDVPDMITIGATDCNDSLASFSSQGPVSWTGIQPWNDWPYPPGKIKPTVSAPGVNTKSTSSNCSGYEIYSGTSMATPHVAGTIALMLEANPSLDHFAIKDLLEATALDLGDPGKDNRFGSGRVNAYEAVIAAMTGDPPMRLVTSRFVAGVNADAEVFRATPGATVAFIYSIQGVGSTYVPQLDVTIDLASPALAGVRTADQDGYALLRKRVPPNTQGVHVWMQAAEFQRKSNVVDLFIE, encoded by the coding sequence ATGTACAGGAGAAGTCGTCACATCGCGGCTGCAGTACTGGCGCTGGGTGCGCTGGGACTGAGCGGCGCGGGCACCGCGTGGGCTCAGGACATCGGTTCGGCGAAGTTGCGCGACAACCTCGCCGAGGTGCTCCGCCAGGCCCAGCCGGATGCCATCGTCCCGGTCGCGATCATCATGCGCGACCAGGCCTCGCGCCAGGAGGTCGATCGCATCGCCCACCTGGGAGACAAAGACTTCCAGCGGCAGGCCATGCGCGACCTGCTCAAGCCGCTCGCCGAGGCGTCGCAGGCCGACCTGCTGGCCGACCTCAATCGCGCCCAGGCGACCGGCGCCGTCGAGCGGATCCGCCCGCTGTGGATTCACAACGTCATCGGCGTGCGCGCCACGCCGGAAGTGATCGCGCAGATCGCGCAGCGGCCCGACGTGGCTTACGTCCATTACGATCGGCCAATGGGCGTGGAAGTGCTGCCCTTTGAGCCGGGCTCAGGCAACACGATCAGCGAAATCGAATGCGGCGTCGACCTCATGGGCGCGCCGCTCGTCTGGAACGAACTCGGCTTCACCGGCCGCGGCGTCGTCGTCGGCGTCATCGACACCGGCGCCTGCCTCACGCATCCCGATCTGCGAAACCAGGTCTGGACCAATCCCGGCGAAGTGGCCAACAACGGCATCGATGACGACGGCAACGGGTTCATCGACGACATCAACGGCTGGAACTTCGAGAGCAACAACAACAACGTCGGCGACACCTTCGGTCACGGCACCCATGTGACCGGAACGGTGTGCGGCGACGGCGCGAACGGCACGCAGACGGGCATGGCTCCCGACGCCTCGTTCATGACGCTCAAGTTCTGGAACTCCTTCTCCGGCGAGCAGTCGGTGTGGGACAGCATCCAGTACGGCGTGGACAACGGCGCGCATGTGCTCACCGCCAGCCTCGGCTGGCCGCATTCAACACTGCCTGATCGCCCGACGTGGCGCACGGTGTGCGAGAACGCCATGGCGGCCGGCGTGGCGGTGGTGTTCGCCGCGGGCAATGAAGGCAATTGCTGCCCGCCGGTTGACTCGGTGCGCACGCCCGGCGACGTGCCGGACATGATCACCATCGGCGCGACGGACTGCAACGACAGCCTCGCGAGTTTTTCGAGCCAGGGTCCGGTCTCCTGGACCGGCATCCAGCCCTGGAATGACTGGCCATATCCTCCCGGAAAAATCAAGCCGACCGTCTCGGCGCCGGGCGTGAATACGAAGTCCACCTCGTCAAACTGCTCGGGCTACGAGATCTACAGCGGAACCTCCATGGCCACGCCGCACGTGGCGGGCACGATTGCGCTGATGCTGGAAGCCAACCCCAGCCTCGATCACTTCGCCATCAAGGACCTGCTCGAAGCCACGGCGCTGGACCTGGGCGATCCGGGCAAGGACAACCGATTCGGCTCGGGCCGCGTCAATGCCTATGAAGCCGTGATCGCGGCGATGACCGGAGATCCGCCGATGCGTCTGGTCACCTCGCGCTTCGTCGCGGGCGTGAATGCCGACGCCGAAGTCTTCCGCGCCACGCCGGGCGCGACGGTCGCGTTCATCTACAGCATCCAGGGCGTCGGCAGCACCTACGTGCCGCAACTGGATGTGACGATCGACCTCGCCTCGCCGGCTCTTGCGGGCGTCCGCACGGCCGACCAGGATGGTTACGCACTGCTCCGCAAGCGCGTGCCGCCCAACACGCAGGGCGTGCACGTCTGGATGCAGGCCGCCGAGTTCCAGCGCAAGAGCAACGTGGTCGATCTCTTCATCGAGTAG
- the panB gene encoding 3-methyl-2-oxobutanoate hydroxymethyltransferase has translation MAATDNASNERISLRTIRKMMVEGRRFACLTCYDATTARWMERAGLPMLLVGDTLAEMVLGHDQTYYAGMDIMVALTAAVRRGAPNVMLMADMPFMSYQADDAEAMRNAARFMTQAGADLVKIEVDRSFAPLVEKMARAGIPVVAHIGSRPQQTKLSGGYRSVGRTPEEAMRLIADARALEAAGAVMLLIEATPAEVAHEIVQGSTIPVIGCGAGPSCHGQVIVLHDLLGLTDWQPKFAPPVADFGHELVKAVKTWMDKVDRNDLGEHPYQMVKPEGHDAAPRRPPTPAAR, from the coding sequence ATGGCTGCGACTGACAATGCTTCGAACGAGCGGATCAGCCTGCGAACCATCCGGAAGATGATGGTCGAGGGACGCCGCTTTGCGTGCCTGACCTGCTATGACGCGACCACCGCCCGATGGATGGAGCGAGCGGGCCTGCCCATGCTGCTCGTGGGTGACACGCTGGCGGAGATGGTGCTCGGCCACGATCAGACCTACTACGCCGGGATGGACATCATGGTCGCGCTCACGGCGGCCGTGCGTCGCGGCGCGCCCAACGTCATGCTCATGGCCGACATGCCTTTCATGAGTTACCAGGCCGACGACGCCGAGGCGATGCGCAACGCGGCCCGCTTCATGACGCAGGCCGGAGCGGATCTCGTGAAGATCGAGGTGGATCGCTCGTTTGCTCCGCTGGTCGAGAAGATGGCCCGCGCGGGCATCCCCGTGGTTGCGCACATCGGTTCACGGCCCCAGCAGACCAAACTCTCGGGCGGCTACCGCTCGGTCGGCCGCACGCCCGAGGAGGCGATGCGCCTCATCGCCGACGCCCGCGCGCTCGAGGCGGCCGGAGCGGTGATGCTGCTCATCGAAGCCACGCCCGCGGAAGTGGCGCACGAGATCGTGCAGGGTTCGACGATACCGGTCATCGGCTGCGGGGCCGGGCCGTCGTGTCACGGACAGGTGATCGTGCTGCACGACCTGCTGGGTCTGACGGACTGGCAGCCCAAGTTCGCCCCGCCGGTGGCTGACTTCGGCCACGAACTCGTCAAGGCCGTCAAGACCTGGATGGATAAGGTCGATCGCAACGATCTGGGAGAACATCCCTACCAGATGGTAAAGCCCGAGGGGCACGATGCGGCGCCGCGCCGCCCGCCCACGCCCGCGGCGCGATAG